The genomic DNA GAATTCGCTTTTATCGACATTGGCAATAATTCGAACGTATTTCCATGTATCGGTTTCAAAGTCGCCAATAAGTTGCCACGCCGCGCCATCGTAAAGCCGGACAATGCCAGCATCCCAGTTGATGTAGGTGCACCCGTTGTTTTCGCCAATACCGTCAGCAGTAGCGACTTTGAAATTGAAAGACCTGCCACCACTCTCAATGTAAATCCAGAATTCAACCGAAATGATAGGATTCTCGGTCTCTATAGGCACACCGAGTCCATCTCCATCTCCACCGCCCAAAATAGCGAGTGCTTTTTTATCGGTTTTGACAGTGTCGCCAGAAATTTCAAAGTCCCCGCCAATGACCTCCCAATCTTTGGGCGGATTGCCGACCGCGAATTCCTCAAACCCAGTCTGCACATAAACTTCTTGTGCAATTGTGGTCTTCACGCCAGCGAAACTCAAAACAACGAGAGTTAGCAAGATATAGTGGTAAAAGCCAACGCGTTTATCTTGGGTCATCATTCACACCTCCATCAAATCTTCATCACGGCATCCAGAGATTCCACTCCCCTTTTTTCTCCCATTTGCGACATGCGAGACATAAGCACATAGATCGGATTGCGAAGCGCGGTGTAGAACCGACATTCATTGTGCCACAATGCGGCAATAGGTGGTGGAAAAACAGCACGTCTCCCTGTTTAGCAACGACTTCCATCGGTTCCCCTAAATCCATCTTTGGAAAGTGGGCACCAACATCGCGAACATGGTTTGAAAATTCTGGGTTTTTCTTACGGAATTCTCGAATCCGTTGTGCACCTTCGGGCCATATCACAGTCGCCCCGCCGTGTGATTTCACCTCGGTAAGATACGTTAAACTGGTTACTCGGAATGTCCCAGGATCCAGCCGTAAATCCCGAAAGCCACCATCCAAGTGAGGAGCCGGCGATTTCCACTCGGAATCCGAAACAGGAAATTGATTGAGTGCCCAGATGCCATCCGGATGTTGACTCTTACAATGTGGAATTTCTGGATATCCGGAGGCGAGTTGCTTAATGATAGCGAGATACTCAGGTGTCAAACATGCTAAGACATCGAGATGGGTAACACCATAAAGTTCAACGCGCCTTCCATCTGCCATTTTCTCCATATAAAAACCGGAGAGCGGCGGACGTTTGAAATGTCCCCATGAATCCGGGTTATCCGCGTCCATGCCCATCATCTTCCACATCGCTGCCTCTGCTTTTGTGACAGTCTCCTGCGGAATCAATCCGGAAAGGAGTAGATAACCTTCTTCCTCAAATTGTGTTAATTGTTGCTTTGAGAGCATTTTTAATTAATGGCCTCCTGGACTGCGCTCCGCTACGCTTACGCGCAGAAACTTGGTGATGTCGGAACGGACCCAATAACCTGTACCAAAACCCAAGCCTGCAACAACAGTGCACGGTATTTTTGATAGGGTATTTCTGCGTATTACTTGGGTGTTTCTTCAACTCGAACACAAAAAGCGTGAAGTTTCACACTGCGTTATTTACGCACAAGGAACATTTAAAATTAGTCCCCGATCGTGAATTTGGTAATATCAACAGAAGGTTCGGGATACTCCATGTTCAGTTCTGTGAGCCTC from Candidatus Poribacteria bacterium includes the following:
- a CDS encoding phytanoyl-CoA dioxygenase family protein encodes the protein MLSKQQLTQFEEEGYLLLSGLIPQETVTKAEAAMWKMMGMDADNPDSWGHFKRPPLSGFYMEKMADGRRVELYGVTHLDVLACLTPEYLAIIKQLASGYPEIPHCKSQHPDGIWALNQFPVSDSEWKSPAPHLDGGFRDLRLDPGTFRVTSLTYLTEVKSHGGATVIWPEGAQRIREFRKKNPEFSNHVRDVGAHFPKMDLGEPMEVVAKQGDVLFFHHLLPHCGTMNVGSTPRFAIRSMCLCLACRKWEKKGEWNLWMP